One region of Rana temporaria chromosome 9, aRanTem1.1, whole genome shotgun sequence genomic DNA includes:
- the GPR4 gene encoding G-protein coupled receptor 4 produces the protein MDTTGCHLAPSLPFTMTNTTREACNVDSDLDGVLPPSLYAVVFVVGLPANLLALWAAWIQVRKGKELGVYLLNLSLSDLLLICALPPWTDYYLRRDVWGYGPGACRLFGFVFYTNLYVGAAFLSCVSADRYLAVAHPLRFPGARPIRSAAAISALVWVVELAANTPPLFSDAITRDRYNHTFCYESYPLSGTADALANVGRVLAGFLLPWGIMLLCYAGLLRALKDSASCERREKRRVRRLALGLPCVALLCYGPYYVLLLLRSVVFLISGDAGAEGKSCALEERLFPAYHAALAMATLNCVADPALYCLACPGARGEVAKAIGRVVAWVMGKDRTGWLDRGGEGRGMGYRGEEMGMVEMAGRRAASIV, from the coding sequence ATGGACACAACTGGTTGTCATCTGGCGCCTTCCCTTCCCTTCACCATGACTAACACCACCCGGGAGGCCTGCAACGTGGACTCAGATCTGGATGGGGTCCTTCCTCCGTCCCTCTATGCCGTGGTGTTTGTGGTCGGTCTTCCGGCCAATCTGCTGGCGCTGTGGGCAGCCTGGATTCAGGTGCGGAAAGGTAAAGAACTGGGAGTGTACCTGCTGAACCTCAGCCTCTCCGATCTCCTCCTTATTTGCGCCCTTCCACCATGGACAGACTATTACCTGCGGCGGGACGTATGGGGCTACGGGCCGGGGGCCTGCCGACTTTTTGGATTCGTCTTCTACACCAATCTGTACGTGGGAGCGGCCTTCCTGTCCTGCGTCTCTGCGGACCGATACCTGGCGGTGGCACACCCGCTGCGCTTCCCCGGCGCCAGGCCCATCCGTTCGGCCGCCGCCATCTCCGCGCTGGTCTGGGTCGTCGAACTGGCCGCCAATACCCCGCCCTTGTTCAGCGACGCGATCACCCGGGACCGCTACAACCACACCTTCTGCTACGAGAGCTACCCCCTCTCAGGAACGGCGGACGCCCTGGCCAACGTGGGGAGGGTACTAGCGGGATTTTTATTGCCCTGGGGGATCATGCTGCTGTGTTATGCCGGATTACTGCGGGCCCTGAAGGACAGCGCGTCGTGTGAGcgaagggagaagaggagagtgcGAAGACTGGCGCTGGGCCTcccatgtgtggccctcctgtGTTACGGGCCCTATTACGTGCTGCTGCTCCTGCGCAGCGTGGTGTTTCTGATCAGCGGAGACGCGGGGGCGGAGGGCAAAAGCTGCGCCCTCGAGGAAAGGCTCTTCCCTGCATACCACGCGGCACTGGCCATGGCCACCCTGAACTGTGTCGCAGATCCCGCCCTTTACTGCCTGGCCTGCCCTGGGGCAAGAGGGGAGGTGGCAAAGGCGATAGGGCGGGTGGTGGCGTGGGTGATGGGGAAGGACAGAACTGGCTGGTTGGACAGGGGAGGGGAAGGGCGGGGGATGGGATATCGAGGAGAAGAAATGGGGATGGTGGAAATGGCTGGAAGACGGGCCGCCTCCATAGTATGA